The following coding sequences are from one Patagioenas fasciata isolate bPatFas1 chromosome 23, bPatFas1.hap1, whole genome shotgun sequence window:
- the TTC34 gene encoding tetratricopeptide repeat protein 34, with amino-acid sequence MSPQELAALLCKEGDHRLAQEEFPTATAFYVAAFSCSAATAVQKVNSLDKELWEKVTATLETWCQGKNHIPKIESENLAVVSLSVGIAAAFLSTLSPNSVVSSEYKLETPCSKALREFSADTDLGDEKAVGLLLERAAACFCLGGRMQEMIQDLAEAFAVAPAQAMKHFEERFSPHDTERIEEQARTVLEVKFAAYREAVRARTELRGNHGNELLTSVIQTVQFLLQISPGSKRELSVRLADCHLLRGHIRAALDICDHLLAAEEKTYYNTLLALRGFCSLHAHDHQQALQDFQKVIEHDSPHPNSCIKALCGRGLIRISGGNHYLTALDYITACQLKLEETIFTIKSYVPWNQRGLLLKVLQEEGQKMLQKKRDAPGIYQLASLLVELDASDEASGILCADALYQMGCVDAAHKLLSLALSRTPQSSPILARLALLQLKKGFIYDGNQLLKKVIRIGDTSCLLPIMDIFKDEDRQLMQTHCHFRALTILKSKQGDADIKEAIAYLSFAIIAAGGYAEDCLLIRAGCYGRLGQKKTAIFDFNAILKEDPRNVQALSGRGFIYLALKQQKEAVQDLISALKVEAGVVIPAILSLKREAQGLITHWLLQHGRTMLTELVPTKDLSRETLRDLLMIAKALIKICKDSQYHIFYTDVLIASGRYEEALAHLQESFGHPLADDSARARLAVLQLRKRNVPVAAHSLSILAKKDERELGFLLNFIDAKQQQHLSQVAAQEGNMLMKGHHYEKALGYYTLAVLTSKDNPRYLRRRAACLTHLKKYDRALKDMEKVIQKHGCNSLKTRVEDHCAQGRLLLAAAEEEAAVTQYIQALQLDQSIALCSITNGPGREILTRTFHKVAQHNFEMQRYEEAWKITDYGLKIDKNTELRKLKTRLKREASSCSIH; translated from the exons ATGTCACCTCAGGAGCTCGCTGCACTGCTCTGCAAGGAAGGAGACCACCGTCTCGCCCAGGAGGAGTTTCCAACAGCCACTGCCTTCTACGTGGCTGCCTTCAGCTGCAGTGCTGCCACAGCCGTACAGAAAGTGAACTCCTTGGACAAAGAGCTCTGGGAGAAAGTCACAGCCACCCTGGAGACGTGGTGCCAAGGCAAGAATCACATTCCCAAGATTGAGAGCGAGAACCTGGCCGTTGTCTCCCTCAGTGTGGGAATAGCTGCTGCCTTTCTCTCTACCCTAAGTCCCAACAGTGTGGTGTCCTCAGAATATAAACTGGAGACCCCTTGTAGCAAGGCCCTCAGGGAATTCTCGGCTGATACTGATCTCGGAGATGAGAAGGCTGTGGGTCTCCTCTTGGAACGAGCCGCTGCCTGTTTTTGCTTGGGCGGACGGATGCAGGAAATGATACAGGATTTAGCAGAAGCCTTTGCAGTGGCTCCGGCCCAGGCAATGAAGCACTTTGAAGAGCGTTTCTCACCACATGACACTGAGAGGATAGAAGAGCAGGCTAGAACTGTCCTGGAGGTAAAGTTTGCAGCATACAGGGAGGCTGTGCGTGCTCGGACTGAACTCAGAGGCAATCATGGTAATGAACTGCTCACTTCTGTCATCCAGACAGTCCAGTTTCTCCTTCAGATCTCCCCAGGGTCCAAACGTGAGCTCAGTGTTCGGCTAGCAGACTGCCACCTCCTGCGCGGGCACATCAGAGCTGCCCTGGATATCTGTGACCACCTCTTGGCAGCAGAGGAGAAGACTTACTACAACACCCTCTTAGCATTGCGAGGGTTTTGCTCCCTCCACGCTCATGACCATCAGCAAGCCCTGCAGGACTTTCAAAAAGTCATTGAGCACGATTCCCCACATCCTAACAGCTGTATTAAAGCCTTATGTGGGCGTGGACTTATCCGGATTTCTGGTGGCAACCATTACTTGACAGCCCTGGATTATATCACAGCTTGCCAGTTAAAACTGGAAGAAACTATCTTCACAATCAAGTCCTATGTGCCATGGAACCAAAGAGGACTGCTGCTGAAAGTTCTCCAAGAAGAAGGACAGAAGATGCTCCAGAAGAAGAG agatGCCCCTGGGATTTACCAGCTGGCTTCTCTCTTGGTGGAGCTGGACGCCTCTGATGAAGCATCAGGGATCCTTTGTGCCGATGCCCTTTACCAGATGGGCTGTGTAGACGCGGCTCACAAGCTGCTCTCACTGGCACTCTCCAGAACCCCCCAGAGCTCTCCCATCCTGGCTAGACTCGCACTGCTGCAACTGAAGAAAGGTTTCATCTACGATGGAAACCAG CTGCTGAAGAAAGTGATCAGAATTGGAGATACCTCCTGCCTCCTGCCGATCATGGACATTTTCAAAGATGAAGACCGGCAGCTGATGCAGACTCACTGCCATTTCAGAGCGCTGACCATCCTGAAGAGCAAACAGGGGGACGCTGACATCAAAGAGGCCATTGCCTACCTCTCCTTTGCCATCATTGCTGCAG GTGGTTATGCTGAAGATTGCCTTCTCATCAGGGCTGGATGTTATGGGCGCCTCGGTCAGAAAAAAACTGCTATTTTTGATTTTAATGCCATCCTGAAGGAGGACCCGAGGAACGTGCAAGCTCTGAGTGGCCGAGGATTCATTTACCTTGCTCTCAAGCAGCAGAAG GAGGCAGTGCAAGATTTGATCTCAGCACTGAAGGTGGAGGCAGGAGTAGTGATCCCAGCAATCCTGTCTTTGAAGCGTGAAGCCCAAGGGCTGATCACTCATTGGCTTCTTCAGCATGGCAGGACTATGTTAACTGAGCTTGTTCCTACTAAAGACCTTTCAAGAGAAACCCTCAGAGACCTTCTCATGATTGCAAAAGCACTCATTAAAATTTGCAAAGATTCACAATATCACATCTTCTACACAGATGTTTTGATTGCAAGTG GAAGGTATGAAGAGGCCCTTGCTCACCTTCAGGAATCATTTGGCCACCCTCTTGCTGACGACTCAGCTCGTGCAAGActggctgtgctgcagctgaGGAAGAGGAACGTGCCGGTGGCAGCTCACTCCCTCAGCATCCTAGCTAAGAAAGATGAAAGGGAGCTGGGCTTTCTCCTGAACTTCATAGATGCCAAacaacagcagcatctctctcAG GTAGCAGCCCAAGAAGGGAATATGCTGATGAAAGGACATCACTATGAGAAGGCTCTTGGTTATTACACCCTGGCTGTCTTGACAAGCAAAGATAATCCAAGGTATCTCCGACGGAGAGCTGCCTGCCTTACACACCTGAAAAAATATGACAGAGCTCTAAAAGATATGGAGAAAGTGATCCAGAAGCACGGCTGTAACAGCCTGAAAACACGCGTCGAGGACCACTGCGCACAGGGCCGCCTGCTGCTGGCGGCGGCTGAGGAGGAAGCCGCGGTTACACAGTACATCCAGGCACTGCAGTTAGACCAGTCCATAGCACTCTGCAGCATCACGAATGGCCCTGGCAGGGAAATTTTAACCAGAACGTTTCATAAGGTTGCACAACATAATTTTGAAATGCAGCGTTACGAAGAGGCCTGGAAAATCACAGACTACGGTCTTAAAATTGATAAAAATACTGAacttagaaagctgaaaacaagacttaAACGAGAGGCATCAAGCTGTAGCATACATTAA